The genomic region ACAAGTTCATCGAAACGACCGCCACTAACCCACAGTTCCGAATCCGCGTCCCACCCGGCCACCCATCGAAGGCGCACGTGGTGGTAGCGGTGGCACAGAAGTACGAGTGCTACCGGAGTCGGAACTACGAGGAAGAAGAAATTGGCTTCACCATCTACGAAGTCCCGCCAGGGATGCAACGCGTCACACCGCAGTACGTCAGCGAACAGATGCCACTGGATTTTGCGCCACTTTCGAACCTACGAGAGATTGCCACGTTCTTCGCGCTGCCGGCCGGAGACTTTGTCGTGATGCCGCATGCCGCCCAGCATCGGGAGGGCCGGTTCCTGCTGCGGATCTTTGCCGACCAGCACACCGACGTGTGGGAGGTGAACGAGGAGAATCTGGTGATACACAACATTGCGGCCGAGTTTTGCGACGAGCGAACGATTGATGCTGTAAGTGAACTGGTGAGCCCGTAGTGAAGAGATTCAGAGCAAGGGAGTCTTCAATGCTATGTCCAGCACCTCTCTGATTGGAGCTTTTCATATAGACAACCAGTTAACCACCTTCTTCGTTCCAATTTCAGCGAATACTCTACAAACTAAGAGCCCGCTATCCGCACGAAATCGACGCCCCACAGCTACAGGCCATCCTGAAGGCACACGGAGGAAACAACCGTGGGTTCCGCGGACTCGGAGGAATCAACTGTGGTCCATCGCTGGAACTCTGTCGGGGTATGCTGGCGCTACGGGATCCGGCTCTCGGAGGACGACTCTCGATCGAACACGTGCCCGCCCTGATCGGACTGATGCGCTTCTGGAAGGCGGCCTTCCGACGCTGTGGACCCTCATCCTCCGGTACAGCCACGCTTAGCCGTGGCATCTGGGCGTCCAAGGTGTCATCGTACTGCTTACGTGGGTTACTCTGGGCCGGTGGTGCCACCGCTAGCAATAAGGTGTTGGAGGCGCTGGTCAGCCGCTTTACCCGCAATCGACAAATCACGCTAGAGGGCTATCTGCTGTCGATGGCGCGATTGCATCTGGCTCACGGTGAGTTCTAATGACAGAAAAGTGGTTTGTTGAAAGTTACTAACAGGGACTCTTTTCTACCCCTCAGAACGCTACCATAGTCTGGATGCCAAAGCTAAAGCAAGCCCCTTATCACTTGAAGAGGTAAGGATATAACGATGGCCACAGGTTCTTCCACAAAAGGCGTCAGACACTAATGAACCCAATTTTGCTTGACctgtcttttcttttcttcagaTGATTTTGATGACGATCTACTCATGAGAGCAACGCCAACGGTAGCAACGGACGCCCGGACAGACCTTCTGCAGGTTCACAGCATACGCATGCTGGAAACAGACGTATTTAAAAATCGTGTACATCACCAAAGAAACGACGATGGTATTGGCGAACATTGAATTGGACCAtctatttgtttactttaaattttGCGAAATTTCTCCACGAGACTATGCGCGGAAAAACAGTACCGAGGGAAAACTCACGCTAGCAAAgaaaaagcaatgaaaaatagcaaaatgaaacaaactgaTTACAAAGACACCTTTTTTGTGGAGTACTCGTAGGAGTCTTGAGTAATAGAGTGGCCAAATgaaggggaaaaggaaaacatagcAAACATCCAACAACATGAAAATGcaatattaatttaaattgactgataattaaataaaatcacatATTTATGGAGCTCGTTACAACGTATGTTTGTGCAAGTTATTGAAGAGGAATGTTCCATGCATCCGaaatgtataaataaatcaatgatGTAATGAAATGTATTTAATGTAGTAACTTTTGCAGACTCGGTATCATTTCTGATGTTTtcattcatcatcatcttctacTTTCTTCTTCAGCAAAACCGGTACGCAACaaagtaaattaattatgACTATTTATCACCTCTTCAATTTCGTTCACCATCCACTGTGCAAATCtcttccaaaggtgtttgcacGAAAGCATTACCGTTTTTTAATTGAGTTGCACTAAAAGTGCTCTCGCAACCGACCAGCAGTCGATCAAATTGAACCAGTTACACACTGCCGTTGATCCTCCTGCGTGACAGGCGTGCAATGTCTCCACGTTCGAGTAGGCGtttttgtataacttttttggATTTTAACACACCCCAAGATCGGTATCCCCCACTCGGGAGAAAGCCGGCAATGGCAATGCACTTTGCTGACAGTTGCATCGCGCAAAACGCAGTCAGTTGCAGATTGCTCTCCGATAGCGTTGGGTGTGCGTGTTGTAAGAAATGCAAAAAACGGTTGGTCAAGCATTAGGCCGCGGTTCGATCTGCCGGTCCGTGTGGTCTGGTTTGCCTTTAAACTGGTTCAAACGCGATCACAACACATAATCACAAGTGATGTCTAAGTGCGGTCCATTGGGCGATACTAACCACGCGGAAGGTGCTGTGAAGAAAAGTCGCACATGCGACGTCTGGTGTTTTGCTCCCTTACGTAACGTTGTTCACCGTTGGACGATTTTATGGATCAATTTGTAACCGAACGGGCTTGCAGGGTTGTTCTTGGAAAGCTGATCGGAATCAAGGAACCAAGGAACGATAGAGTTGAACCATGAGGCTCTTAGTTTGATTCAGTGCCGCGCAGAGGAAGGATCTCTCTCCAAcggtttttccaaaaaaataaattcaaacggAATGTTGTTCGATTGGTTTGGTGTTTGTTGTAAAGTTTTAAATACTCCACAGAACACTATCGTACGAACCATACTTTCAAATACGTGTCTTCCAAAGTAAAATTTGAGTTTCTCGTTGCAGTATCagattattttacaatttttataaGAATTCTAAAGTGCCCCGAATTATTTATCAACACATGGTTTTCTTATCTCCGTCGATGTTTGGTTTCAGTTTCATGTTTCATTGGTTACACTTTTTACAACTAGGAAAGGCATTGTTATATTTAATCAAAAGTGCTAAGTTTGTGTACGGAAAGGATTAAGAAATAATAGTGTCCTCTAGTTCCCCGCCATGAAGGACCTGTTAGTGTTTATCGTCTGCCTACTGGTGTTGCCATCGACCACCATTACCTTCGTCCACAAGAAAACTCCCGACCAAAGCAACCTCACCGTGGGGAACTTTGTCGACTTCACGCGATGGCTTGGTATCGATTATGGCGAACCAAAGCTCCGCAAACGCTACGACTACGTCATAGTCGGCGCAGGACCGGCTGGCAGCGTCCTAGCGGCGCGTCTTTCCGAAGATCCGAACGTctcggtgctgctgctggaagcTGGCCGTGCGGAAATACCATTAGTGACCACCATTCCACTGAGTGCCCCGAACCTGCAGGCTACCGACTACAATTTTGCGtacgaaaccgaaacccagACACGCGCCTGCCTTGGTCTGTGGGACCGGAAGTGCAGTTGGCCACATGGCCGTGGCGTCGGTGGATCGTCGATTATCAACTACATGATCTACACGCGGGGCAACCGGCGGGACTACGACGCCTGGGCCGCCGCCGGCAATCCGGGCTGGAGCTGGGAGGACATGCTGCCGTACCACATCCGAGCGGAGCGGGCAAACCTGCGCGACTTCGGCGGCAATGGATTCCACGGCCGCCAAGGCCCGCTTTCCGTCGAGGATTGTCCCTTCAGGTGCGTATCGTGCGTTTTCCCGGGGCCGCAACGTTTGGCAACTTTGATAAGTGTTTGTGTTTCTGAAAAAAACCAGTACCTTGTAAACCGCTCGAGGTGTAATTGCAATTGGTGCGCATTCGAAGCGCCATTTCTAGCGAGTGCATGGGAAAGCATGCGTTGAGGTGGAGGGTTGGAAAAGCGCAGCGTTTGTGTTTATGATGACCATTAAATGCTAACACGCCAGAAACCGGTAAGCGATGCACATTCACGATTGGCGgatgttttgaaatgttggccaacattcaCTGAAACTGGTTTGTCAGTTCACTGCATTGCAAATTAAATGCAATTTTGGTAAAATACGCCAACTATAGTGACGAACAAAATGCATCAACGGTAAATCTGCAGGAAGTTGTGAAGTTTTGAAAGTACATTACTTTGTCGTTAAGACATTGTCGGTATATCTCCGATCGTGATTTTTTGGGCGTCCCACGTTTTTGGCTGGACTATTTTTATGTATGAAGTTCACGCAATACCAACAAACATATTAAAAACCATACAAAGTTTAAAGGAAAcctcaaaaaagtaaaaaagaaaagtacaaAACATAGTCTACCaacacaaacattttataacgAACCAATGGAAGGAGACAAATTTGAGCTAAATATGATCAATATTCCAGGCAGCCTCCTTTATAATTTTCATAATAAGTAGTTTTTCAGCTCAGTCAAACACTGGCCCATTGTGCGCCCTACAGATaaagttttaaaacttttaactACACAAGTTGAAGTGAAAGTATAGAAGTTAAGGCAATAATGATCCGACATGAGGCAGTCAAGATCGGGTCTTACAAGATTTACATAATGCACCGATAAAGCAAGTGTCTCGTTTTCTTCGTGGCCATCGTCaagttaaaaataacataaacacagaaaaaacaaaccaaccttCGTACTATTTTTCTTGATGTGACCTTCGATTTTTCAAAGCCATTCACTTCATTACACTAGTAAGTGTGGACGTCTGCTCTGACTTTATTGTATTGCATTTACAATCCTCTGTTTTGTCCACTTTACGTAACTCAATACGCATAtagaacacatttttttttacatttcgcATTGTTATCGTGTAGAAACTATGTCAACACCCCACCTATGTTACCGCCGGAATCGTTAAAAACCGCCAAAAACCGAGCTTTTGTCTATTGAAGGTCATTGGTAGTGATTATTATGACTCACTTACTGTCGCCGAATTTTAATGAACGTCTGTAATCAACTCATTCAATCATGCGAATTGGTTTACGTACAGATCTGCTACGATAAAAAGCCCATAACAAGTAATTTCTACTGCACGATTTCATGAAGAAATTGAGATACTTTACCGTTTATACcgtagatttaaaaaaaaaacaacaacaaaacggaCTCTTTCGattctatttaaataagttTGTAATTCAAACTAAGTGCCAAACTGCTGTTCGCACCTATACTCTAACATCTaacgaaactgtttaaaaGAGGTTTGAAACTTAAAACGCTTCCGCAATTCCACAATGTCCCTCCCCAGATCCCGAATAGCTACTGCATTTGTCGAAAGCGCTCAACAGGCTGGCTTCCGGTATCTGGACTACAACGCTGGCGATCAGATCGGTGTGTCATTCCTGCAGGCGAACACCCTCCAGGGACGTCGTGTGACGAGCGGCAACGCCTACCTCGTTCCCGTACGCAACCGACCCAACCTGCACATCCTCACCCGGGCGTGGGTGACGCGGGTTTTGATAAGCCAAGGTATGCCAACGTACTTCCGGTTAGATGTGGTACCTTTTGAAGAGCCGTTCTTTACCGGTTTCTTCGAACGTTTGTCTATTCGCAGCCACGAAGGAAGCGACCGGTGTGGTGTTCGTACGCAACGGTAAAACACACACGGTGAAGGCCCGGAAGGAAGTGATCCTTTCAGCTGGTGCTTTCGAGAGCGCCAAGTTGCTTATGCTGTCGGGAGTTGGGCCTGCGGATCATCTGCGATCATTTGGCATTCCGGTGGTACAGGATCTACCGGTTGGTGAGCAACTGTACGAGCATCCGGGAGTATTCGGTCCGGTGTTCCTCGTACGACAACCCATCGATGGCTACACCAACCTGGATGAGAACCTCACCCTCGGTAACATCCTACAGTACCTCAAGGGTCGTGGCGTCTTCACGACGAACTCAGTGGAGAGTTTGATGTACGTAAAGTCTCCGGTTGCGGCCAGTCCGGACCCGGGACTCCCCGACGTCGAGATCATGCAAGCGTTCACCTCAATCGCCTTCGATACGGGTTACGGTACGGCACGCTCCTTCCGGTTAACGAATGCCACATACGACGGCTACTTCCGGCCAATCGAAAACGTCCGCTCGTTCCAGTACCTGCCGATGCTGCTGAAGCCGTACACGCGAGGAACACTGCGCCTAAAGTCCACCAATCCATTCCACCATCCCGTGTTCCACTACCAGTACTTCGAGGACGACCGTGACCTGGAGGCGTTGGTGTACGGAATGGAGGAAGCGATCCGCGTTACCTCCCAGGAACCGTTCCGCAAGCTCGGGGTCGAGCTGTACCGAAAGCATCTACCCGGCTGCGAACAATATCCGTTCGGAACGCACCGATACTGGCGTTGCCACGTGATGACCCTAACGGCGACGTTCCACCATCAGGTTGCCACCTGCAAGATGGGACCCCCGACCGATCCGGAGGCGATCGTCGACCACCAGCTCCGGGTGTATGGCGTTGGACGGCTACGGGTCGCCGACATCGGCGTTGTCCCGTTCCCTCCGACGGCTCACACAGCGGCCATAGCATTCGCGATCGGTGAGAAGGCTGCCGATCTGGTACGGGAGGCTGCCGCAATGGGACACTATACCAGCAGGTCGAAAGACCAACGCGTCACCGCCGAACCGTCGGCAGATAAATCCTTCCTCTGGTCTCCCTTCGACTGGCCCTTTAAATGAAAACCGGGGCACGTGCGATGACATCTTGAGCTACCTCCATTTGCGGTCAACGGCGACAGAAAACAATGTCCAGCTTTATCTGCTAATAAATTAGTCCATCACGGGGCGAAAGGTTAACAATGTCACATAAATATGGCCACCGTAGGCTTCCTTTTTGTTAACCTTCCTCTTAGTGCTTCCGTTGTACaagagattttatttttcgtctttGACCCTGTTTCATCAACATGATAAATCTACCTCCCACTAGTGGATTACAGTGTCTCGCAGGTCAAATGTGTTAAATTTCGTTTTGGCCTCGTAAACCTCGTGCAAAAGTAAGCCATCCAATTTTGGAAATAAATATTGCTCTTTTTTAGATAGTTCCATGATGCCAATTTTGAGATTGTATCCTTTAAGTATTTTATTCTACTGAGAGCATTTATGATGTTCTTGttgacaaatgaaaaatacatttccacaattttattaaaatgatgttttcatgatttttcccATCTTATGGGAGCTTTCTTATTGCGTCTAAAGTAAAACAAGTAATACTGTTATAAAACTAGAAAAGTTAACCATTTCTATTGCTTGCTTAAAGAGTGAGCAATTTCTATTTACATTAGATGATAAAAGATACTCTTTTTTTTGAGTCACAGAACATTAAAACCAATGACAGATGGACattgttgttagttttttgggatgttactttttttctccctttttattTCTAGTTAAAGTTGAAGAACCAGCGGCAgattaacttttttaaattcaaattcaatgaAGTCGTTGGTTACCAAGTTCAAATCGTCTTAAAAACACCGTAAACCGTTACTTTCTCCCCGCTCATATCGCCGATTTGTGACCGATGCTGTGGGTACCAAGTTTTACCAGCAACCTTGCGCCTGTGAACTGTGCCTGTACCATCACACCGCATGGGGCGCATGTGTCCAGACGCGTTTGCTGGACGCTCGTTTCGTAATGCCCAAACCTACGTTACGGAACCCTCCACTCCCTCCTTCAACTAGAGCCACAACGGGCATGGGGCTCCGGGTGGGGGTATATGTTGTAGCTAAacacacatatttttaaaaatccatACCCGAATTGTGCCTGTTTTGGCGCGCTGGAGGCTCAGCGCGAGGAGTAGGGCTTCGACTGGTtcgcaaataaaccgaaacaTACGCTTATGTTCGCTGGAGCTGCTCGCTTGGAGGGGCGCAAGGAGGGTGGAGTAATGAGGGTCATCAGATTATGCTTTCTTTATGGCGCTGGCCGTGTACCCTACAGCGGCCACTTGATGACATTCTTCGCTCAGCGGCGCTAACGTGTTCGATGTGGTTGATGTTAATGTTGGCGTGAGGCGTTAAACAGTTCTTGTAAACTGAAAACGTGTTACTTGTACATCGAATCCACCTATCCTGAGCATACATTTCTACATTTGATTATCGTTACAGACCTGTTGAACATACCATGGCTATGTGTTGTtgtattgaaatgaaatgctcATTGCGTTTCCGGATTGCTTGGATGGTGGTACAACTTATTAAACTATCTTCTCACGAACATTGTTTTTTAGTAAGAAGTAAAAGAGCTCCAAATTAAAAACTACCGACCTCAAATGGAAGCTATCATAATTCAAATTAaagatttgataattttggAAACATGTTCAACCATCTTTTCGGTTAATTAATCCGTTAACATGGCTGCCCTTAAGTCGATGGCAAGGTCCAATTTCATTGCATTATCCTCCCGGCGCCAACACAAAAATCGCAACACGCCAAAGGCGCCAAAGCCATCAGCAAACACTGGCGAAGCtcccagaagcgttacaaacaaaaacctcgtaGACTTGCCCCACGTGTTGTGCTCAATGATGCGTCCAACATCGCGCGACCGCCGCAGCTTGCTATAGTACGGAGTACCCTCTCCTATAGTTGAAATGCAAAAGGGGCTCGCAAGGCAGCACGCCAAAACGTAACGATATCCCTTCCCCGCACACCGTGTGCACCTGTGCGCTGATGACGTTTTGCAGTCATAATTTCCACATACCGCATGGGCATTAGGTTATACGATCGCGCGCGCCGTTTTTCGGATGGCACCACAGAGATTGACCTGGCGCTGCAGAAACAGATCGCCGCGAGCCTTTAAACGATGCGGACTAGGAGTTAGTGCGCGTAGTGACGCTGAGCTGAATATCGGGCAATCGATGCTAGAATTCCCAGCACTAGCTTGCAAGGCTAGTGAGTGAAGTGATCTACATTTGTGGATGTGATTGTGCCCGAGTGATAATACGTTGTTACAATGCGTGCGCTATATAGCCAAGTGATCCTCTGTCTAGTACTAGACCTCCCCAAGTTCAGTGTAGCGTGGTTGAGTTTCGGTAACATCTCCAGCATCGTGACGGATGCGAAGGAAATGAACTACGGAAACCACCCGATCCGGGATGCGTACGATTTCATCATCGTAGGCGCAGGTCCTGCCGGGTGTGTTCTAGCCAACCGACTGTCCGAGGACCCTTCAGTGACGGTGCTACTGCTCGAGATTGGTCGCGGTGAGAGACCACTCCTCACCGATTCGCCTCTCGTCGGGCCGATACTCGCTTCGACGGACTACAACTTTGGATACACCACGGAGAAACAGCGCCATGGGTGTTTGGGTCTTCGCGGTGGACGGTGTAGCTGGGCGCATGGACGTGGCGTCGGTGGATCATCCATCATTAACAATGTGATCTTCACGCGTGGCAATCGGCGGGACTATGATAGTTGGGCGAAGGCGGGCAACGAGGGCTGGAGCTGGGACGACGTGTTGCCACTGTACAAGCGTATCGAAACGGCCAACATTCGTGACTTTGGTGACAATGGGTTTCACGGGACTAGTGGACGGTTGTCGGTCGAGGACTGCCCGTTCAGGTGAGCCAATTCGAAGTAGTTGATTACCATCGAAGCTCACGCGATATCATTTCTCATCCGGAGCAGGTCAGATATTGCCCGCGCGTTTGTGGAGAGTGCAGAAGAGGCCGGTTACCGCTACCTGGACTACAACGCCGGTGATAACTTGGGAGTATCCTTCCTTCAGGCACATACCCGCAATGGACGGCGAGCTACGGGAGGGAACAGTTACCTACGGGATGTGGTGGATCGCGAAAATCTGCACGTCCTCACTAGAGCGTGGGTCACCCGAGTGCTCATCGATCCCGGTAGGGAATCGATTTGGATTTTCCCATCCCAAATTTCTAAGCACAACGCCACTGACCGTTGTTAACCTTCCCTTTTTAGATACGAAAACGGCCACCGGTGTGCGCCTGCTTCATAACAGGCAGTACTATGAGGTGGAAGCATCCATGGAGGTCATCCTATCGGCCGGTGCCTTCGAGAGTCCCAAGCTACTGATGCTCTCCGGCGTGGGCCCAGCGAAACACCTCAAACAGCACGGCATCAAGCCACTACAGGATCTCCCCGTTGGGCGCAAAGTGTACGAGCATGGCGGTGTCTTCGGACCGGTGTTTATCGTACGTGAACCGACCGACAATCTCGTCAGCTTCGATCAGCTGACCAACATCGGGGAGGTGTTGCGCTTCCGCAACGGATCCGGTCCACTCACGTCGAACTCTGTCGAGAGCCTGCTGTACGTGAAGTCCCCATTCGCCGAGGATCCAGATCCGGACTATCCGGACGTTGAGGTGATGCAAGCGTTCACATCGTTCAGCTTCGACACCTCACCCGGAACGAAGCGCGCATACTTTCTGACCGATCGGATGTACGACGAGTACTTCCGACCGTTGGCGAACAAACGAAACTTTATGTTCCTCCCGATGCTGCTAAAGCCGCGGGCCGTTGGACGCGTCGAACTGAAGTCTTCCAATCCCTTCCACCATCCGGCGTTCCGGTATCAATACTTCGAGGACGAACGGGATGTGGATGCGCTGGTGTACGCAATAAAGGAGGTGATCCGTATCAGCACCAAGGCACCCCTGCGCCGTATGGCGGTCGAGCTGTACTCGCGGAAGGTTCCCGGATGTCAGTACATGCCGTTCAACACGGTCGATTACTGGCGTTGCCACGTGCGAACACTGACCGCTACGTTCCAGCATCAGGTAAGCGAGCCGAGGATCATTCTGCCTCCTGGAATGGGCTTAAGAAAaccctttttcccccctcaCTTCAGGTTGCGACATGCAAAATGGGACCCCCCGAAGACCCCGAAGCGGTCGTCGACAATCGGCTACGGGTGTACGGTGTCAAACGGTTGCGCGTGGCGGACGTTGGCATCATACCAGAGGCACCGACCGGTCACACCAGTGCACACAGTTTCCTCATTGGTGAAAAAGCATCCGACTTGATCAAGCAAGACC from Anopheles coustani chromosome 3, idAnoCousDA_361_x.2, whole genome shotgun sequence harbors:
- the LOC131269718 gene encoding glucose dehydrogenase [FAD, quinone]-like codes for the protein MKDLLVFIVCLLVLPSTTITFVHKKTPDQSNLTVGNFVDFTRWLGIDYGEPKLRKRYDYVIVGAGPAGSVLAARLSEDPNVSVLLLEAGRAEIPLVTTIPLSAPNLQATDYNFAYETETQTRACLGLWDRKCSWPHGRGVGGSSIINYMIYTRGNRRDYDAWAAAGNPGWSWEDMLPYHIRAERANLRDFGGNGFHGRQGPLSVEDCPFRSRIATAFVESAQQAGFRYLDYNAGDQIGVSFLQANTLQGRRVTSGNAYLVPVRNRPNLHILTRAWVTRVLISQATKEATGVVFVRNGKTHTVKARKEVILSAGAFESAKLLMLSGVGPADHLRSFGIPVVQDLPVGEQLYEHPGVFGPVFLVRQPIDGYTNLDENLTLGNILQYLKGRGVFTTNSVESLMYVKSPVAASPDPGLPDVEIMQAFTSIAFDTGYGTARSFRLTNATYDGYFRPIENVRSFQYLPMLLKPYTRGTLRLKSTNPFHHPVFHYQYFEDDRDLEALVYGMEEAIRVTSQEPFRKLGVELYRKHLPGCEQYPFGTHRYWRCHVMTLTATFHHQVATCKMGPPTDPEAIVDHQLRVYGVGRLRVADIGVVPFPPTAHTAAIAFAIGEKAADLVREAAAMGHYTSRSKDQRVTAEPSADKSFLWSPFDWPFK
- the LOC131269727 gene encoding glucose dehydrogenase [FAD, quinone]-like — its product is MRALYSQVILCLVLDLPKFSVAWLSFGNISSIVTDAKEMNYGNHPIRDAYDFIIVGAGPAGCVLANRLSEDPSVTVLLLEIGRGERPLLTDSPLVGPILASTDYNFGYTTEKQRHGCLGLRGGRCSWAHGRGVGGSSIINNVIFTRGNRRDYDSWAKAGNEGWSWDDVLPLYKRIETANIRDFGDNGFHGTSGRLSVEDCPFRSDIARAFVESAEEAGYRYLDYNAGDNLGVSFLQAHTRNGRRATGGNSYLRDVVDRENLHVLTRAWVTRVLIDPDTKTATGVRLLHNRQYYEVEASMEVILSAGAFESPKLLMLSGVGPAKHLKQHGIKPLQDLPVGRKVYEHGGVFGPVFIVREPTDNLVSFDQLTNIGEVLRFRNGSGPLTSNSVESLLYVKSPFAEDPDPDYPDVEVMQAFTSFSFDTSPGTKRAYFLTDRMYDEYFRPLANKRNFMFLPMLLKPRAVGRVELKSSNPFHHPAFRYQYFEDERDVDALVYAIKEVIRISTKAPLRRMAVELYSRKVPGCQYMPFNTVDYWRCHVRTLTATFQHQVATCKMGPPEDPEAVVDNRLRVYGVKRLRVADVGIIPEAPTGHTSAHSFLIGEKASDLIKQDHRLR